GAGAAATTCACCTCCCattgcatataaaatgcaatatccTTAAGCTATGCATTCATGGAGACACTTAACATTAAAAATCTAAGAATAATCTTTTTGGAGAGATACACTGGGAGTTTTTAGGGAATATAATATCTCGCATTAAATATCATGTTGTCTTGTTCATTGGGCAAACTTTAGGGTAAAGGTAAACAATTTGTTGGCTCTTGAGTTTGCTATTGAGCTATACACATTCTGGATACTATCACAAGTAAAAGTTATTTTCTAACGAGAAGCGGCCTAtagctttttttttacaataatatgTTGAATAGTCGGAGTTGAAACTCCGGTCatccacttatccactttaaaggtggaatttctagttactagactacttaacaaaaatttaaaaatatgttgaagatatatgttttttcttttttttttaacagcaaatatattattacccaggtctctgcacaagacgaaaaAGACCGGTATAAAAGTAACTACATAACAAGGCGCTGTATATATGCGGAACGCCGAAAAtaaacaccaaaacaaacacCAGCTAAAAGAGGTCCACCTCCTAAACCCAAAAATAGAAAGGCACCAGAAGACACCAACTCAGCCCCAAAAGTTGCCACTAGATCGACTCTAACCCCCGATCTCGAATAAAAAATGATCGACCCatcaaaatctaaaaaacaaCTCCTACAGCCTAAAAGCTGATGAGACAACGGATAGACAGACAAGTCTCAGCTCGAAGACACCCTACATTCTAGACGACGACAAAGGCAACACACGCGATAGCAACCGGAAGAACAGTCTCAGCTCGCAGACCACCTCAAAACAGTGAAACATCGACGCAGAAGAGGTCAACCAGAAACACAAgaaacctgcaaatctcaacagatttggacACCAACAGAGACTCAAAAAGaatcctgcaaatctcaactGATTTGGAAAGCGGTCAGAGAATCAAGTATCCTAGAAAACCACTACACACGGCATCAACCAAATATCAGCGACGCCAGAACTAAAACGCCACCCATCACCACCATACGCCCCAACCCCATCAGAACATCACCTCACCTCACCAAAACCAGCCACCGGAAAAGCAGaagaaaacatgaaaaataagGACACAAACCAGAGAAGAAGAACACGCCAGCGCTGATTCTGACAAGGTGGTGCAGAGGGATGACTGCATCCTCATTGCACCACCACCACACGagtcttttttttgttataatctATTTATCTCACTAAATGTCTAGATCTAAAGATCTTCACAGTTGATGAAGCATAATCATTTCTCAAATTAAACGTGTTCTGATAGGTATTTCTGATACTGACACGACATTGATACGTATTATTTACTAGACAACgacatcaaacaaacaaaactgaCATAATGGACAAAGAAGTATGGAGTGACACGGGAAATACTGTTAAGCAACAGCACAACGTTGGAGAGAAGCAACGCCATAAACATCAGTAcatttcatctttttcttttgaaactTAAAGCATAGTTTATATTGTAGGTATCTTAGTTTTATTTAAGGATTTAgccaaatatatttttcaaaaaattatacattatCAAACACTTTACTTCTAAAGTTGCATTGTTAAACTTTTTATGCTTCTTGTTTATATAGAAATAGAATTCAGATATTCCTCTTAATATTTTGCTCTCTTATCAACATAAATGtatgtaaaaagtaaaaacactAGCAAACAGCAAACGTTAATTACTACATTAATATAAGTAactacaaatataatttttttgaagaactACAAATATAATTATTGCTGCTAGCAGTGCAGCACTCTACTTGCAAATATATGATGATTACTAATACTGACTTTACATTATAGGTTAATATAATACAACATTTAAACAAAACTTTTCATCAATACACTACAAAATCTCACTCACCACTCTGCAACTGTTAATATCTTACTGGTTGAACTCAAATCTGTGACTCTGACATAATATACAATGTACATGGCCGTTAATCCAagcaatttttgaatttttatggATACTTACTAAACCATCTTCTGGATTGCAATCTCTTTGGCAGAAGTTGCTAATCGGCAGAATACTTTGAGATTATGCCCTAATTTCTCCTGAGAAAACAAGCAAACATAATGTAAGATAATGAAAATACATTCCTTTAACTGTTAACTGAGATCTCAGGAGTATTAAAACACATCCCTAAACCCCCAACATATAGTAGCAAAGCAAAGAAATTGCCTTCTTATGTCGAGGTTAATAGAAAATACATAAATCACAAACTCATTTATTTGATGAATCTGATCAAACAATATCAGTATTATGTCATCTTTGTAGGTCAAAGAGAGTGGAGTCTAAGATTAAGATACAGCTTAGATGTAAATTTTTCAAGGATACTATATAATACTAACATTTTTCATTTAAGGAAAAGTTTCTACattatatacatgtaaatcttgCAGACAAGGGCATATTAAGAATTTCAAGAACAAATATAAATCTATTAGAATGTTAAGTAGGATTACTCAATAGTTGCTGAGGCCCATACCTCACTTAGCGACTCAAGTCGTTCAAGGGTTGGAACTAACTGTCCACATAACAAAGCAAAGTCCTGTTGTGGATCATACGTTGCACCATATGTAATTGTTTTTGTGGTCATGGTAGATTCAAATGCATCAGAGCTGCCAAAAGATGCAAAAATTAGCCTAAAGAGAGAACAAGGCATACTTTCTACAACAAAATCTAATTGTTTATATTACAATATAGGACTCGGTgtctattttttcttcatttagtTTAGCCATAAAAAAAAACGCAAGATTGTACAGAGATTTTATAGCTTCATTTACAACAGTGTTCTTATCTCATGAAACTTAATGCCTTACCAATCCTGAAGGTGGATGAGGAATATATTTAGCACATGTTCAGAGAGCGGGAGCAATAAAACAATCAGCTGATCCGTACAAGAAACCACTCGACACATCTCTACCATTGCTATGTATCTCCTGTAAAACAAGTTAAAAAAATCAGAGTGAATTTTACGGAAAGGGAAGATGTGAGGAATTCAGGGAACACCATAATACAATTAATAGCAGATATACAGAGCACATGGTCATTGTGCTCTAGAATTGAAGcctttttttttgataagataGAATTGAAGCCTTTAAACAAATGAAATAACCATTAAGTTACAATCAGCTAAGATCATCGAGATAGATGAACTAACAACTGGATTTTAGCATCCAATTCATACAAAAATTCAGCAATTAATTTTCCATGAAGTGGGAACTGAGAACTTCACAAAATAGCAAAGAGTGTAATTGCTGCAGGTTTTTGTTATGAATGTACATTCTGAAGACTATATAGTAGCTAGACCCCGTTATTTGAAACAGAAATTTACGTCAAGAGCCCTCTGCGTAGAGTCTAGATAATGCTCTGGCCCATTAAGTTATTTAGAAAATGACAGGAAAATCAATTTCTAACCCCTTGGGCTTCAATGCTCAGGTACTATATATAGTTTTCCACCTCAGATGGTTTTATATTTAACAATTTAGATGTAACTGCCAGATGAACCAATTAACCCAGGAGAATAATCATGTCGAAAACTTTGGTGTATATAAAAACTCAACTATTATGAAAATATAGCTATTTATAATaacatttatattaaaaaacatattaaaattcTCACTAGGTCCGAGACCTTGAGAACTCTAGGACTGAAAAAAATAAGCTTCAGCAATCTACATATCAAGGTTAAAAGTTGAGTTATGTTCAGGAAAAGAACCACACAATAATCAACTATTCAAATGCAAACCAATTTAGCTGTAGTATTACagcagttttttattttatttagacaaaCATAATAATGTTTCCTTCCAATTTCCTGGAACACAGACAACATCTAGGAGTTAAAATTAATGTAAAcaaaaacatcaacaacaattcaCTTTGcacatttgaattttaaaatatgtttatttttggATTACTAGAAAAGCAGTTTTATGATCAACCTTTTTTGTATGTTATCAGAAGATGAAACAGATTCTTGCCGGACACACATACTGATGATTTCATCCACCTCCTGCCTTGACAGTTCATTAATGTCTCGAATCTGCAAAAACACATGTGTTATGTTTACTCAtaaatcaatattaatattaaatatctGACGATGAAAGCCAAAAgacaaaataattttcaattttcacctTATTCAGTAATAAGGATTTCTCCTCAGCTGCCCTTTCAAGTGCATTTGTAGCTGAAGTGAGTAGAGAATTAAGCAAGCTCAATGTAGGTTGTTGAAATCCAACAGAAGTAGGGTAATTGGAGGAGGCATCAGAAGACTGCGACATCATATTacaagaaaaatattagtttaaaaatataaagttaGACAAGATGAAGAgggaaaagaggtcaaaatcaTTATTAAACTACCTCGTTTATATGAAAAACATACCTGTAATCTCAAGGATTTCTTTGTGACAAGAAAATATAAGTAAGAGCTCAGACTGAAGCACAACTTAAATATCTGTAGCTCTGAACTTCTCTGATTCTGAACACCAGAAGATTAGGATTATTATTATGTATACATAATGCCAGAACATCTCTTTTGATAAATGTGAATTCAGAAAACTGCAAACTTGCCTCAGGGGACACTCTTGATCGAGGAAAACCTAGAACCTTCGAGTTTGAGTCACGAGAGAAAAGAACATTCATCAAACCAAAAAGCCCTTGAACAAAACCATGCTCATCACTCTCTTCATATGGCCAAACCTATcacataaaaatcaaaatgtaaAGCAAGTaagcaacaaacaaaaaagaccCAAGTGTAATTGGAAGCCTTTATGCATTGGAAGTAGCAATACAACACCATGGTGCACAGACTCAAAATAATGTTGAAGCTCGTGAAATGTAAATTCCCAAAGCATTTTTTGCAGGAAACCTCATTAATTAGGACCTTTGCCATCCCATTGCAGCTCATGAAATGTAACTtcccaaagttttttttttgtaggaaatcGCATAATTAAGACTTTACCATCCCAATGCCTCCAAAGAGTATCCACACAAGCTTAGGTTTTTTGGACCTAACATGAGACTAATCTATGTTCCGGTCCTTAAGTCACAACTAAAGGCTCTTCGCCCTTCCCAAAGTGTGTGTATGCAGGATATTGACCCACAGTCCCGCACAAGTTCAACGCTGCTTAACCACTCATTGGGTTATTTCGAAAGCACTTGACAGCGTATCAGTTACTGAAAAATAAACTATCAGTTGTCCGCATCTAGACCCTAGACCTACAGAAGATAGAGAAGTGAGCTTCCTAAAGCCAGTAGAAAGTTGATATggacttaaaaattataagatatCCGATTCCCACATCGAGTAGTACGAGATACTCGGTGGAGTATTTAAGCGGCTTAGTTCATTTCCCTTAAAGGATGGCTCCCCAAGTGCTTGGATACTTATCAATTGGGATCGAAGTCTAGATGTCGGTGGCTAAGAATGGGCTGACCAGAAAGGCATGTAAAGTGTCGTATATGCCAAGACATCAACTCTCAAGGACTCAAATATATTGGGGTACCAAGTCCCACATTGAGTAATATACGATAAATGGAAGAGCGTTTAAGTGATTTGGTTCTTCCCCTTAATAGCTAGtttttaaaaacaaagaaatgacTGAACTAAACGATACCTTGCTCAGAATACCAACAACAAGATTGATCTGCTCCATTCTTAATTCATCCGCTTCAGCAATTTCTAAACGGAGAACTTGATCAAAGAGTGATTGATGACCTTTGACAAAATCAACCACTTCAcgaacaattttgtttttcacctatattttttaaaacagaAACATGTACACAATATTCATCAATGTTCACACAATAGCATGAGGTCAATTCAAGACTGAAACAAGTTGTTGGAACAACAACAACCCAGACCAAGTAAACTACAAGCCAACAAACATGTAATTATTAGCTAGAAGTAATTTTATTCCGAAATATGGTCTTTCACGTCTAATTTTAATGGCTAGGAGGCATGAGAATGCAATATAGCCGGAGATAAAACTTCTAGAGCTTACAGTCGTATTAAAACATGTGTTTTATAAACAGTATTACATCACAGTTGTCAGGGGAGGAAGAAAATTTCATAGAAGATACTTTAGTAAACAATTGAAAAAGGAACAAAACCAACCTCCATATAATCTGATGTATCAACCAACGAAGTTAATGAGAAGACTAATCTCAAGACCGGAGTTATAATCATCCGTTGTCTATCAATATCCACAGCCATATCCCTCCTAAGTCTTGTCTCAACCCATCTTAATCCTCCCTGTAAATTCTGTAGCTTCAGTAAAGGTTAggttaaatgaaaataaaatgtgaTAGTCTTAAGGAAAATAATCAGTCACCTGCAAATTGGTTGCCCTGCCTGATGAAAGATGTTCCAATATGCCCATGGTAAATAGTACCTGTGCTCCAGATTTCCCATATTTGTGACTGATTCTTAGTAGAACAGCAAGTACAGCCTCAAACGTACATGCCCTCTGCAAAGAGTCAAGTGAGAGACCACCATCCtttaatcaaacaaataaatcaaatcaGTATCATCATATACATGAGATCGGAaattttaatgaatataaacaccgatgatttgattttttttcaatggTGTACCTAATTTATCTTGATAATTACTGTAATTAGCATTTGATTTGCACAGTTTGTATTTCAGATTTTATTTCCTTAACTCTTCAATCAGAATAAATTTGTTAGAACATATATCTTTATCAATTTCAATACTTTGAAATTAAGGCATTCCTCTTCATCTTTATTTAGTGTTTCAAGTTGTACCATCAGAACCAAAAGAAACATAAAAGattaaattatatgaaaaatcTATTGTATAACATTACAAACTATTCACAACTGTGAAACGAAAAAAGACAAGGTAATTTTTAAATAGAAGGAATTGTTTATGGGAGGCAGAACAAACACCTGATTGGAAATATTGCTTATGGCATTAAGGCAAGACCTTAAAAATCCCCTGCTTTGAAGTTGGCTCAAGAAATATCGCTCATGATCTATACAAATCAACGCATCAAGAACATAGAGTGATATTGTTTTTCCAGGTTCACTGCCATGGGTTGCGTCCTTTATGACcttcaatttcaaattatttaaaaCTGTAATTAATTGACTTGCCaatattcataaaaatataaaaaaataaatgcatCAAAATGAATctaataattaatgaaaaacaaaccaaacaaTAACATGGATAGCACCTGGAAACAACAAAACCATAATATCTTGTGGATAAGAAAGATCTAATAAAGAGTTGGGAAAAAAATTCTAGCCTAACATGAGAATAGAATATAAACTCACAATTAACCAAGACACTTCACCGCAAAATAAACAGAAACATCCCActtatattttatgtcaattaaATCAGAATATCGCAAGCATGCGACTGCTATTCTGACCAGTAGTAAACAACTCTAACAAGTTACAACCTACCACTTCGCAAATAAATAGTTGTAAACTGTCAATAGACAGAGACTTTTCAGAAAACAACCCATTTAATtccatattaaaaataaaatataaggcATAAGCACATAAAATACTGTGTGCTGATTAGTGATGCATGTAAGACGCATAATAAGAGTTAGCAAATAACCAAGTCCAATATGCTTTGAGCCTCTTTCCTCAAAGTAGAAAAATTTGCACGAGCCAGTTCTGCCTGTTCTTTGTCAATCTGGGGGATATAGAGAAAAATGCAATTATGAAGAGTTAATCCGTCGCCAGATTGAAATACTGTACATTATTTGCAAATGTTTAAGAAATTATACCTTTGGGAGATCAATATATTCACTATCTTGTTCACTGAGCAGCAAGAATTGAAGAACTGAGGTTGGAACATCAGGATCAACCACATTCAAACAATACTGGAAATAGCTAAGAAGCAAGGCATATTGGCTGTACAAATACATGCAAAAGTAAGTTTGCTGGCGAAAAAAATACAAAGCCTACCAATCAGAATCAATTACAGAATGTGTAACATACCGTCTTCTAAGAGCTTCTGATGATTCATTTCTAAGAATTGCCATGATAAGCTTAAACAATATGGTCAAGCAAGCAccatttgataattgtttaacCACAATAAGATCAAGGCATGTTATACTGTCAGAACTTAGACTTCCTGGGAACATAAACCTTTCATCTCGCAGCTTAGCCATGCATGTCAATCCTACCTGAGGGACACTCCATGTatgtaaaaataaatcataactGGATATATTGCATATAAAACAGAACAACTTGCAATCCCCGTGAGACAGACAAACAAATAACGATTTATAGAAACAATTCTGATCAATAGTAAAACCCGCCCAGTTTTGACCCTGCCCGCCATCAACCCATCTAAAGCATGGTGGGTGGGCCAACTTAGGTAGGAGGATTGTAACTCCCACCCCGCCCATCAGCGGGTTGAGCCatcaataaagaaaatatttgacattttcatctcaataaaataataatattaaataattatccctccatcccaaaataatTGACCTACTTGGTTATTCACACATTAAGAAAAGTGTATAAatgtgagagagagaatagTATTTTTACTAAAGTAACCTTAATAGGTATTGATGTATTTAAAACTACCATAGATGAAAACCTGAAGATGTTGAATTAGGAGagatgtaaatagtattaattagagGGTAGAATTGGAAAGAAGTAATTAATGGtgtattgaaaattgaaaaggtCAATTATTTTGGGGCAAATTCTTTTTGCAAAAAGGCAAATTgttttgggacgaagggagtgTCTCATTTAAGGATAGCTATAAATAAAGGTTTTATGAGCACGTAAAAATGCTTAGACAGAAACAGTCACCACTATCTTGAATGTTGGTTGGGGTTTGGTTCTCTCAAGAACAAATGTTTAAGTGAAATCATTATTAGCAAGAATATGGTCCGTAAGCAGTAACAGACTGTATTTAGTtacttttaagaaaaatatgacTCCGGATTATTACTCAGAACAACAGGAAAAGAGTGTTATCTACATACAAAGCCGTAACCCTAACTGTTCATTGGGTTAATGGACCACAAcgtaaaacaaatataatagacccatataaaaaaataaataacagtTTTTCAGTGGATTAAATGTGATGGACCAACTTGAGTGGCCGAGTTCAAAACTTCAACTCTCCCCACCTAAAATAGAAGGTTAAACGGGCTGGTCCGCCATGCTCAACCCGTTTCACCATGCCTCATTAGAAGGGCTAGATGCAAagcaggaaaaaaaattaaaacaaaaaaaataaacacttaGTCTTTGGTTAACAATCAGATCTATACTCAAACATAACAAAGGAAACAAACATTCTCCAAATAATTACTAATAACCCCATAATTTTGGGATTTAATCAATACCCTGATACAGGAGTTCTACAATGGAATCAAACAAATTGGATACTTGAAGACTTCATCAACATTTCCACatgataaattatatattaacaTATTTACCTGTGATAATATGAATGCCATCTTCAGTGAACAGTCTGGAGAAGCAGATGCACTGAGAGACGCATCAAGGATCCTGAACATGCAATGAATTATGTAACAGTTACAACAAACGCAAAAATAATGAGAAGAGACACATGAGTAGTTGTAACTCATTTTATTATCACTAATACAGTAAAGTAACTCACCGAAAGAGAATTTCAGACCGATCTTCAAGCATTGCTAATCTTCTAGATGCAGAcacctttaaaaaaaatcacagagTTTAGAGAATTTAAGTCATAAAACATaagtatttgtcaaaaaaatatcagTAGATGTAAAGCGAGAACTGCACCTCAACAATCTGAGACCAGGCAGTCAACATATGTAGTTGTGAAGCTTGCTCTTCAAGATTTTTATTGTATTTCCATCCCCATCTCAGCAACTGTTGAATTGTCTCTCGTGCATCATTTAGCTCAACTTCACTGCCAAGATTACTCACCTGAAGATATGCagaattatatttctgaaaccAAAATGATTATAAATGACATCAACTCAAAAAGGAAATTAATATTGTAAAACTACAATTCCAGTAGTAGACTTGAGACTACTGAATTATCAATACTAGCAAGTGAACCAACCTGCCAAAGTTTGTCATGGAAGGAAGCAAGGTCAATTAGTCGGTCACCTCTCTCAGAATAATAGTAGACACCACCTTTTCCAGAATTTCCCAGTATGTCTTCTGCCTATAATATATCCAACCAAAAGCAGgaaagaaaatgatgaaaatagTCAAGGACTAAATTAGTGTCCAGAAGTTGTATTCCATATGAGGCGTGTTTAAAGGTTAGCATCTCACCAGCAAGTCATACTTCGTGCCGGCCATAGTATATGACAGCTTAGTAGTGGTATCTGGACATCTAAACTGGATGATTTCAAGCAATTCTAATACCTGAGTTTAAAAGGAAACAAATTTGATTAAGAGTATATAATCACTTGTATAGTAGAATTATGCACCTCCTATGTGATCACATTCAATGCACTCTTTTTTACTGAAATGACAATTGGTGCTACCAAAGCTTATCCCTATTTTCTAGTTTCCCACATATTTCTTCTCTCAGACTCTTCAACTACCATTATGTCATCTATAAAAAGCATGCATCACGGTGCCAACCCTTGGGTGTGTTCAATAAGTCTGCACAAAGTTGGCTCTACCAAGATGTTTAAAGTGAACTTTGTCCCGACCGCCAACTTATTCTCCGACCCTCATAATTTCTAACAACTTATGTTGCAATTGAGGCAACAATGATCGTCAAGGGGATGTCAACATGAAACCCCCTCCTTAAACATAGTTTCTATTAGTTAACAAGCAGATATTTGCTAGTAATTTTATTAACTCGCTTCTTAATTGATGGCAGTGCATTTAAATCATAATAGACAATATAAAATCCAATATATGCATGTGTAAGAACTAAGTAGTAAGACCATAACATAAAAGGAACCATGAAACAATTAATGACCATCAGTACCTTATTCTTACTAACAGTTCTATAATCAGCATTTCCAGAATTATCGTGAAGTGAAAATGGATATATGGCCTGGTCTTCATCAATTCCAGTTGTACCTTGTCCAAAAATATTAGAAAGGATTGTCTGACAAGTGTCTCTATGGTTGGAACTACTAACATCACCAGCATGTAGCTCAACTGCTAAAAGTTTTAAGAGCCATGCTCTCTGTGAAAGGCAAAGCAAAGAAATATGTGAAGTTAATAATGGTTCGAAATACACTATAAAATCATACATGTGTTAGAAAATACTATGAAATAAATTCATTTAACACAGATCACACAACTTATATTTATAATGGTGTAACAATAAATTCATTTAATGCCTAATTGATTAGTAACAGGTTTGCTTAGTCAAGGAACATTAACAAGTGATCTAGAAAATTGTACAATCTAGAAATATTAACAGGTTTGCTTAATTTTAACAGTAACTTTAAATAGAGCATGGGTTTTATAATGTATGGGTATCAAAGATGTAGGAGGAAAATACCTGATGAAGGGAACTAATACGAAGCGGCTGGTTGTTGTTACGTTTAGGAAGTGGAGCAATGCCAATTGTGTCAAGGTGCTGCATTGTGTAGGAAGGGAAAAGTTACAGAGAAATATCTCCAGGATAATTAACACCAACCTTAAACTAGGATAACAGCATAAAGATGCCCAAGTTCATTGAAATTTGTTACCTTGACAAAGAATCCATACTTTTTATTTGACAACAGATCCATTGTAGGAGCAGATGTAAATGGATCAATGCACAACTCATAAAGAAGCTGCATCAAACAAAAAGTCAATATTCCTTCTAAAAGTCAGTACAAATGCATGGAAAAAATGCAAAATTCTAActctattaatattttttatatgttacGCAACAGATCAACTACACCTGACCTGAAAACTAAATTCATGAAGTAATGCATTTAAATCTGGCTTCAAAAGCTTCTCCAGAATATCAAGAATAACCTTCATGCAACTGCACATAACATTTTAAGAGTACGGTTATATTTAATAGAATCAAGATATTAAAATAGAAACAGACTGTAGACAATACCTGTAATAAAATTTAGGCTGTAAAACTGTCCGCTCAACAGGCGTATCTAGATCAAATTTAAGTAGTAAATGAGTGATATTTGGAGCTGGCCGACTGATGTTGTCAATTAGAAGCTGAAAACGTATAGAAGGTAGATATAAACAGCATTTTAAgatgaaataaaagaaaagatagGAAACATATAAATGGAAGGGGTGAAGACGAACTTGCAGAATAAGAATGCCAggatcattattatttttattattattattttcaacattCTGAGATTCTTCTGACCGTGCCTCAAGGCAGGCTGCATAATCTTCTA
This genomic interval from Trifolium pratense cultivar HEN17-A07 linkage group LG6, ARS_RC_1.1, whole genome shotgun sequence contains the following:
- the LOC123890205 gene encoding nuclear pore complex protein NUP205 isoform X9 → MVSPKQLLSTLESALLGSSPPTPSQRVEVLHAIRTSLQSFQSLLSYPPPKPSDRSQVQSKSIRLQDSSLITLDDQDVQIALKLSDDLHLNEVDCVRLLVSANQEWGLMGREPLEILRLAAGLWYTERRYLITSVHLLLRAVVLDQGLEDDILVDIQKYLEDVINSGLRQRLISLIKELNREEPSGVGGPQCERYVIDSRGSLVERQSVVSRERLILGHCLVLSVLVVRTSPKDVKDLFSILKDSASEVSQSNIAIKHQITFSLLFALVIAFVSDGLSTVPDKASVLSSNTSFRHEFHELVMATGNDPIVEGFAGGIRLAWVVHLMLIQEGVAARETVSSASSNEMSYLSQCLEVVFSNNVFQFLLEKVLRTAAFQTEDEDMIYMYNAYLHKLITCFLSNPLARDKIKESKEKVMSVLSPYRVVGSHDFAQNSSSISQQGTETGSLPFNSILDFVSEVYLKEPELLLGNDALWTFVNFAGEDHTNFQTLVAFLNMLSTLASSHEGASKVHELLQGKAFRSIGWSTLFECLTIYDEKFKQSLQTAGAMLPEIQEGDAKALVAYLNVLKKVVENGNPIERKNWFPDIEPLFKLLSYENVPPYLKGALRNAIATFIHVSPVLKDSIWTFLEQYDLPVVVGPEAQGSPSMGTQVYDMQFELNEIEARREQYPSTVSFLNLINALIAEERDLTDRGRRFIGIFRFIYDHVFGPYPQRAYADPCEKWQLVGACLKHFHMILTMYDIKEEDYEGVVDQSRLSTTKESSSLQTQLPVLELLKDFMSGKTVFRNIMSILLPGVNSIIAERSSQIHGQYLENAVQLSLEIIILVFEKDLLLSDYWRPLYQPLDIILSHDHNQIVALLEYVRYDFQPQVQQSSIKIMSILSSRMVGLVQLLLKSNASNSLIEDYAACLEARSEESQNVENNNNKNNNDPGILILQLLIDNISRPAPNITHLLLKFDLDTPVERTVLQPKFYYSCMKVILDILEKLLKPDLNALLHEFSFQLLYELCIDPFTSAPTMDLLSNKKYGFFVKHLDTIGIAPLPKRNNNQPLRISSLHQRAWLLKLLAVELHAGDVSSSNHRDTCQTILSNIFGQGTTGIDEDQAIYPFSLHDNSGNADYRTVSKNKVLELLEIIQFRCPDTTTKLSYTMAGTKYDLLAEDILGNSGKGGVYYYSERGDRLIDLASFHDKLWQVSNLGSEVELNDARETIQQLLRWGWKYNKNLEEQASQLHMLTAWSQIVEVSASRRLAMLEDRSEILFRILDASLSASASPDCSLKMAFILSQVGLTCMAKLRDERFMFPGSLSSDSITCLDLIVVKQLSNGACLTILFKLIMAILRNESSEALRRRQYALLLSYFQYCLNVVDPDVPTSVLQFLLLSEQDSEYIDLPKIDKEQAELARANFSTLRKEAQSILDLVIKDATHGSEPGKTISLYVLDALICIDHERYFLSQLQSRGFLRSCLNAISNISNQDGGLSLDSLQRACTFEAVLAVLLRISHKYGKSGAQVLFTMGILEHLSSGRATNLQNLQGGLRWVETRLRRDMAVDIDRQRMIITPVLRLVFSLTSLVDTSDYMEVKNKIVREVVDFVKGHQSLFDQVLRLEIAEADELRMEQINLVVGILSKVWPYEESDEHGFVQGLFGLMNVLFSRDSNSKVLGFPRSRVSPENQRSSELQIFKLCFSLSSYLYFLVTKKSLRLQSSDASSNYPTSVGFQQPTLSLLNSLLTSATNALERAAEEKSLLLNKIRDINELSRQEVDEIISMCVRQESVSSSDNIQKRRYIAMVEMCRVVSCTDQLIVLLLPLSEHVLNIFLIHLQDCSDAFESTMTTKTITYGATYDPQQDFALLCGQLVPTLERLESLSEEKLGHNLKVFCRLATSAKEIAIQKMV